The Geobacillus stearothermophilus ATCC 12980 genome contains a region encoding:
- a CDS encoding DUF86 domain-containing protein gives MYFVDRNKLEERLRCMEQLMAHYKAQRHWDGALEQLALERIAHVLIEAVLDVGNAMIDGFIMRDPGSYNDIIDILTDEQVISAEDGERLKAFIAHRKALVQNYTNVDHAKLLADLNEQLPALEAYPKAVRHYLESELGSVSAFGSESAFGSESMDGKETDNR, from the coding sequence ATGTATTTTGTCGACCGAAACAAATTGGAAGAGCGGCTTCGCTGCATGGAGCAACTGATGGCGCACTACAAAGCGCAGCGCCACTGGGACGGCGCGCTTGAGCAGCTGGCGCTCGAGCGGATCGCTCATGTCCTCATCGAGGCGGTGCTCGATGTCGGCAACGCGATGATTGACGGCTTTATTATGCGCGACCCGGGGAGCTATAACGACATTATTGACATTTTGACTGACGAGCAGGTGATTTCGGCTGAGGACGGCGAGCGGCTGAAAGCGTTCATCGCCCACCGGAAAGCGCTCGTCCAAAACTATACGAACGTCGATCACGCGAAACTGCTCGCGGATTTGAACGAACAGCTGCCGGCGCTTGAGGCGTACCCGAAGGCGGTGCGCCATTACTTGGAAAGCGAGCTCGGCTCGGTGTCGGCGTTTGGCAGCGAATCGGCGTTTGGCAGCGAATCGATGGATGGAAAGGAGACTGACAACCGTTGA
- a CDS encoding TIGR01457 family HAD-type hydrolase: MKRYKGYLLDLDGTMYRGTECIAEAREFVNELHRRSLPYLFVTNNSSRTPAQVAEKLRSFGVPAEERHVFTTSQATANYIFERKPDASVYVIGEEGIRTALAEKGFRFAGEDADVVVIGIDRQLTYEKLAIACLAVRNGAMFISTNGDIALPTERGLLPGNGAITSVVAVSTQVKPTFIGKPENIIMEQALKVLGVPKEDVLMIGDYYETDILAGMNAGIDTLLVHTGVTTKEMLARYERQPTYTADSLREWMERL; this comes from the coding sequence TTGAAACGATACAAAGGCTATTTGCTTGACTTGGACGGGACAATGTACCGCGGCACAGAATGCATCGCCGAGGCGCGCGAGTTTGTGAACGAGCTGCACCGCCGCAGCCTTCCGTATTTGTTTGTCACGAACAACTCGTCGCGCACGCCGGCGCAAGTGGCGGAAAAATTGCGCTCATTCGGCGTGCCGGCGGAAGAGAGGCATGTCTTCACAACAAGCCAGGCGACGGCGAACTACATTTTTGAGCGAAAGCCGGACGCGTCCGTTTATGTCATCGGCGAGGAAGGGATCCGCACCGCGTTGGCGGAAAAAGGGTTCCGCTTCGCTGGGGAGGACGCAGACGTGGTGGTCATCGGCATCGACCGCCAGCTGACGTACGAAAAGCTTGCCATCGCGTGCCTTGCCGTCCGTAACGGGGCGATGTTCATTTCGACAAACGGCGACATCGCCTTGCCGACCGAGCGCGGGCTGCTGCCGGGCAACGGCGCCATCACGTCCGTCGTCGCCGTTTCGACGCAAGTGAAGCCAACGTTTATCGGCAAGCCGGAAAACATCATTATGGAGCAGGCGCTTAAAGTGCTTGGTGTTCCAAAGGAAGATGTGTTGATGATCGGCGACTATTACGAGACGGATATTTTAGCCGGCATGAACGCGGGCATCGATACGCTGCTCGTCCATACGGGCGTCACGACGAAAGAGATGCTCGCCCGCTACGAACGGCAGCCGACCTATACGGCTGATTCGCTCCGCGAATGGATGGAGCGCCTGTAA
- a CDS encoding YutD family protein — translation MICVNNYCYELVENVKNAFNEEAFRARYADILGKYDYIVGDWGYNQLRLRGFFDDHNQKATYDTKISTLSEYLYEYCNFGCAYFVLRKVKR, via the coding sequence GTGATTTGCGTTAACAACTATTGTTATGAACTGGTTGAAAACGTCAAAAACGCGTTTAACGAAGAGGCGTTTCGCGCCCGATACGCCGATATTTTAGGGAAGTACGACTACATTGTCGGCGATTGGGGATACAATCAGCTTCGCCTGCGCGGGTTTTTCGATGACCATAACCAAAAGGCGACGTATGATACGAAAATCAGCACGCTGTCCGAGTATTTGTATGAATATTGCAATTTTGGGTGCGCCTATTTTGTGTTGCGCAAGGTGAAGCGGTAA
- a CDS encoding DUF3055 domain-containing protein yields MSERFYLYDDTIEAAVRFVSFVGERQRFDLALIENDRFYGKYLVLDLQSNRFAILGRDDLEEPGYIERAYALSEQDADELRAFLDECLS; encoded by the coding sequence ATGAGTGAACGGTTTTACTTATACGATGATACGATCGAGGCAGCGGTCCGGTTCGTCAGCTTTGTCGGCGAGCGGCAGCGGTTCGATTTGGCGTTAATTGAAAATGACCGCTTTTATGGGAAATATTTGGTGCTGGATTTGCAAAGCAACCGGTTTGCCATTCTTGGCCGCGACGATTTGGAGGAGCCGGGCTATATCGAACGCGCCTATGCACTCAGCGAACAAGACGCCGATGAGCTGCGCGCCTTTTTGGACGAATGCCTTTCATAA